A region of the Rhodothermales bacterium genome:
CCGCCGGCGCGACACCTCCCGCCCTCCGGCTCGAACAGGCCAGCGGCGCGCTGTTGCTGGCGATCCGAGGCGGCGCGAGCGGCAACGAGGTCGAAATCGCCCCCGAGCTGCCCCAGCATGCCGCCGTGCGCGTCGTGGCGACGAGCGGCTCCGAAAACCTGACGCTGCCGGCGTCTCGCCTCACCGTCACCGAACACGACGGCGCCGACCGCACGCTTTATCTCCCCGACATCAGCCTCGCGCCGGGACAGTCTGCCGCGTTCTGGGTCGCCGCCAGCGGCAGCACCTACCTCGCGGACCCCGGCGAGGAGACGCCGGACTTCTCCGACCTCGCCCGGGGCGCGCCCATCGCCTGGAGCGTGATGGTGCCCGGTTTCAACATCGTGCCGGTGGCGACGGGCTTCCGGCTGCCGGTGAACGTGGCGTTCGTGCCCAACCCCGGAACGGCGCCGGATGCGCCGTATTTCTACGTCTCCGAACTGTACGGCTCGATCAAGGTCGTCTCGCGGGACGGCACGGTGAGCGACTTCGCGACCGATCTGCTCAACTACACGCCGTCGGGGCTCTTTCCGGGCTCGGGCGAGCAGGGCCTGGCCGGCATCGTCATCGACCCCGCCAACGGCGACCTCCTCGCCGGCGTACTCTACGACCCGAATCCGCGCAGCGGCACCCAGTTTCCGAAAGTCATCCGCCTCGCCAGCGCCGACGGAGGCCGCACCGCGTCGACCATCACCACGGTACTCGACATGCCGGACGAGCGGCAGGGCCAGTCGCATTTCATCTCGACCCTCACCATCGGCCCGGACGGCAAGCTGTACGTCAACATGGGCGACGGCTTCCGGGCCGAGACGGCGCTCGATCTCACCAGCTTCCGCGGCAAGATCCTGCGCGTCAATCTCGACGGCAGCGCGCCGGCGGACAACCCGTTCTACGACGCCTCGGACGGCATCACCGCCACCGACTACATCTACGCCTACGGCCTCCGCAACCCCTTCGGGGGCCGCTGGCGCACGTCGGACGGGGCGTTGTACACGGTCGAAAACGGCGGGGACGCCAACGACCGGTTCGCGCGCATCGAAGCCGGCCAGTCGTACGGATGGAACGGGAACGACCAGACCCTGACCACCGGCGCGCTCTACAACTGGACGCCGCCCCACGCCCCCGTCAACATCGCGTTCATCGAACCCGAGACCTACGCCGGCAGCGGCTTCCCGGAAGCCTATTTCGGGGATGCCTTCGTCACCGAGTCCGGCGCCACCTGGGCCTCCGGGCCGCAGGACAACGGCAAGCGCATCGTGCGATTCGACCTCGACGCCGCCGGCGCCCTCTTCGGCGGCCCCCAGACGATCGCCGAGTACACCGGCAGCGGCAAGGCCTCCGCCGCCGCCCTCACCGCCGGGCGGGACGGGCTCTATTTCTCGGACCTGTACAAGGACTTCAGCGCCGACCCGACCGCGAGCGGCGCGAACATCCTCCGCCTCCAGTACGCCGGCGACGCCGACTTCAGCGCCGACGTCACCTCGGGCGATGCCCCCCTCACCGTTCGGTTCACGGAGGCCTCGACCGTGCCGGGCGCGTCCGCGTGGCAGTGGGACTTCG
Encoded here:
- a CDS encoding PQQ-dependent sugar dehydrogenase, with protein sequence MRPSRSFFRLGVSLAGILLIHAPALAQTPPEPPVITEPSSDGHVVNPFDVHMETQNMVDADGDEHDCTDWEIWSQTPDERVWFTSCIGGLERVHTHFGDGSFEGALFGETELRYDTAYRLRVRFRDSSGLWSDYSERFFQTGSPALIFPIEADGFAENPPPFWSDDFGAPIALPAGATPPALRLEQASGALLLAIRGGASGNEVEIAPELPQHAAVRVVATSGSENLTLPASRLTVTEHDGADRTLYLPDISLAPGQSAAFWVAASGSTYLADPGEETPDFSDLARGAPIAWSVMVPGFNIVPVATGFRLPVNVAFVPNPGTAPDAPYFYVSELYGSIKVVSRDGTVSDFATDLLNYTPSGLFPGSGEQGLAGIVIDPANGDLLAGVLYDPNPRSGTQFPKVIRLASADGGRTASTITTVLDMPDERQGQSHFISTLTIGPDGKLYVNMGDGFRAETALDLTSFRGKILRVNLDGSAPADNPFYDASDGITATDYIYAYGLRNPFGGRWRTSDGALYTVENGGDANDRFARIEAGQSYGWNGNDQTLTTGALYNWTPPHAPVNIAFIEPETYAGSGFPEAYFGDAFVTESGATWASGPQDNGKRIVRFDLDAAGALFGGPQTIAEYTGSGKASAAALTAGRDGLYFSDLYKDFSADPTASGANILRLQYAGDADFSADVTSGDAPLTVRFTEASTVPGASAWQWDFGDGGESGVQHPTHTFSSEGLYTVRLRVTGERGVAIAEKTGFILVGGTLSGVQGVYYNGPDFTGFSITRIDPTIDFDWGDGPPVDGMRPDNFSVRWTGQVAADVSGTYTFSTLTDDGVRLWVDDVLLIDNWLDQEPTRFDAAIDLEAGRRYNLKMEYYEHGGEAVARLLWTPPGGSEAPIPSDRLYPATGVTVSEEAPVPEAGLEAPFPNPFANETTVRFAVDAEGPVALTLYNMLGQSVMRLFEERAAPGRIYELRVDASGLAGGVYVLHLRAAGRQYTRKLVHVPD